In Pyrus communis chromosome 1, drPyrComm1.1, whole genome shotgun sequence, the following are encoded in one genomic region:
- the LOC137712008 gene encoding small ribosomal subunit protein bS6m-like, with translation MPLYDCMLLLKPHVRKESLMDLVARVSKHVYRRNGVITDMKSFGTVQLGYGIKKLDGRYYQGQLMQMTMMSTPNINKELHYLNKEDRLLRWLLVKHRETKYGQEFLSEEDSKTEFNKLQRSSIYGMDEDEDEDEDDDDDDEEYDAEQEGKRT, from the exons ATGCCGCTGTACGATTGTATGCTGCTGCTGAAACCGCATGTGAGGAAGGAGTCTCTGATGGACTTGGTCGCTCGAGTGAGCAAACACGTTTACAGAAGAAATGGAGTTATTACTGACATGAAGTCATTCGGCACTGTTCAGCTGGGTTATGGTATTAAAAAGCTTGATGGAAGGTATTATCAG GGTCAACTAATGCAAATGACAATGATGTCTACACCCAACATCAACAAGGAGCTGCACTACTTGAACAAGGAAGATCGGTTGCTGCGCTGGCTGTTGGTTAAACACCGAGAAACAAAGTATGGACAGGAATTTCTTAGTGAAGAGGATTCGAAAACTGAATTTAATAAGCTTCAGCGGAGCAGCATATATGGTATGGATGAAGATGAGGATGAGGACgaggatgatgatgacgatgacgaGGAATACGATGCGGAACAAGAAGGAAAACGTACCTGA